The following proteins are co-located in the Silene latifolia isolate original U9 population chromosome 1, ASM4854445v1, whole genome shotgun sequence genome:
- the LOC141600156 gene encoding uncharacterized protein LOC141600156: MSKKTVTTLQKDAPWRASQGKPIPKIHHSPLLKFQHNPFSDYALSVMRDPNPVGNGLGVDAMLEAAGPECIVPGQATPVKLLGLKVWPVEVDLKFLEPVGKELKNIGKFMDSAVGLMNKSFIDR; the protein is encoded by the exons ATGTCAAAGAAAACAGTAACAACACTTCAAAAAGACGCACCATGGAGAGCTTCTCAGGGTAAACCCATCCCCAAAATTCACCATTCTCCTCTTCTCAAATTCCAACATAATCCCTTTTCCGATTATGCCCTTTCTGTCATGCGG GACCCGAACCCGGTGGGAAACGGGTTAGGAGTGGATGCCATGTTGGAGGCAGCAGGCCCAGAGTGTATTGTGCCTGGTCAGGCTACTCCTGTTAAATTACTTGGGTTGaag GTTTGGCCTGTAGAAGTTGACTTGAAATTCTTGGAGCCAGTCGGAAAGGAACTCaagaatattgggaag TTCATGGATTCGGCAGTGGGCTTGATGAACAAGTCGTTCATCGATCGTTGA
- the LOC141600121 gene encoding serine/threonine protein phosphatase 2A 57 kDa regulatory subunit B' beta isoform-like isoform X2 has translation MLNKFMKRGHRKGSKADELAFPPNNLASGVVASSNVVVNHASRVGPSGPGGPGGGQPPGSGPGGVIVPVLPGSGAIESLPLFKDVPATERHTLFIRKLQICCHTFDFMDTLKSVREKEIKRQTLMELIEFIQSGSGKIHESIQEEMVKMVSINIFRSLPPSAHENTGVEATDPEEEEPYLEPSWPHLQLVYELLLRYIVSQDTDTKVAKRYIDHSFVLKLLDLFDTEDPREREYLKTILHRIYGKFMVHRPFIRKAINNIFYRFIYETERHSGIAELLEILGSIINGFALPMKEEHKLFLVRALIPLHKPKPVGLYHQQLSYCITQFVEKDFKLADTVIRGLLKYWPVTNCQKEVLFLGELEEVLEATQGAEFQRCMVPLFRQIARCLNNPHFQTNEYFCGIAGSRTSTLLME, from the exons ATGTTGAATAAATTTATGAAAAGAGGGCATCGAAAAGGGTCGAAAGCCGATGAATTAGCTTTCCCACCTAATAATCTAGCTTCTGGGGTTGTTGCGTCGTCGAATGTTGTTGTTAATCATGCTTCTCGGGTCGGGCCATCGGGTCCGGGTGGTCCGGGAGGCGGTCAACCACCTGGGAGCGGTCCCGGTGGTGTGATCGTTCCCGTGTTACCCGGTTCGGGTGCAATTGAATCTTTGCCTTTGTTTAAGGATGTGCCTGCTACGGAAAGGCACACATTGTTTATAAGAAAGCTTCAAATTTGTTGTCATACTTTCGATTTCATGGATACGTTGAAATCGGTTAGGGAAAAAGAGATTAAGAGGCAGACATTGATGGAGTTAATCGAGTTTATTCAATCTGGGTCGGGTAAGATCCATGAGAGTATTCAGGAGGAGATGGTTAAGATGGTTTCGATAAATATATTCCGGTCATTGCCCCCATCAGCCCATGAGAATACTGGGGTTGAGGCTACTGATCCTGAAGAGGAGGAGCCCTACCTTGAGCCATCGTGGCCTCATTTGCAGCTTGTTTACGAGCTTTTATTGAGATACATCGTGTCTCAAGATACCGATACTAAGGTTGCTAAGCGTTATATTGATCACTCGTTTGTGCTAAAGCTTTTGGATTTGTTTGATACCGAGGATCCTAGGGAGAGGGAGTATTTGAAGACTATTTTGCATAGGATATATGGCAAGTTTATGGTGCATAGGCCGTTTATCAGAAAAGCCATTAACAATATCTTTTATCGGTTTATATATGAGACGGAGAGACATAGTGGTATTGCTGAGCTCTTGGAGATTCTTGGAAGTATCATTAATGGGTTTGCTCTTCCGATGAAAGAAGAGCATAAGTTGTTTCTTGTCCGCGCCCTTATACCATTACATAAGCCGAAGCCAGTTGGGTTGTATCATCAGCAATTGTCATACTGTATTACGCAGTTTGTTGAAAAGGATTTCAAGTTGGCTGATACCGTGATTAGGGGATTGTTGAAATACTGGCCAGTCACCAACTGCCAAAAGGAAGTCCTTTTTCTTGGGGAATTAGAAGAAGTTTTAGAGGCTACACAAGGCGCTGAATTCCAGCGTTGCATGGTCCCTCTTTTCCGACAGATTGCTCGCTGCCTTAATAATCCTCATTTTCAG ACGAATGAGTATTTTTGTGGCATTGCAGGTAGCAGAACGAGCACTCTTCTTATGGAATAA
- the LOC141600116 gene encoding alkaline ceramidase TOD1, producing the protein MPKKSLVTTSVPLLCHSKKLCASCLYLFTSISLALYVSFSPTNKCLLFRSAPFDPIQSPLFSYPTSYGEHKHVLPTFRSSCSSPVFFSDYSSVLTEIRQSCRNWNHLPLKYIQGKANTFGGNFSLESRIASFDQLEQRKEFPCGFFKSFPINQYDKDEMNNCNEVVVVSAIFGDHDKIRQPKGLGSKTLEMTCFFMFVDDATLRGLHNHNLIPQESNEYIKIGAWRLVNVSSNELYQNPAMNGVIPKYLVHRLFPNAKYSIWVDAKLQLVVDPLLLIHSLVIKEGVDMAVSRHPFFFHTMEEAMATVRWRKWLDVDAIKMQMESYCANGLRPWSPSKLPYPSDVPDTAIILRKHGVASNLFSCLMFNELDACNHRDQLAFAYVRDKMKPKIKMNMFEVEVFEQIVLEFRHNIKRSEITKPIPGDKLNNIKRATPDMFTTSKGLGKCHNYFLEMWAESHS; encoded by the exons ATGCCAAAGAAATCATTGGTGACGACATCAGTGCCTTTATTATGCCATTCAAAGAAGCTTTGTGCTTCTTGCCTCTATCTCTTTACCTCAATCTCCCTTGCCTTATACGTCTCGTTTTCACCAACTAATAAATGCCTTCTCTTTCGCTCTGCCCCCTTCGATCCAATCCAATCACCCCTGTTTTCTTACCCTACGTCTTATGGCGAGCATAAGCATGTCCTCCCTACCTTCCGATCTTCTTGCTCTTCACCCGTTTTCTTCTCAG ATTATTCATCAGTCTTAACGGAGATTCGACAATCTTGTCGAAATTGGAATCATCTACCTTTGAAGTATATTCAAGGGAAGGCTAATACTTTtggtggcaactttagcttagaaAGCAGGATTGCTTCATTTGATCAGCTAGAACAAAGGAAGGAATTCCCATGTGGATTCTTCAAGTCATTCCCCATCAATCAATATG ATAAAGATGAAATGAACAATTGTAATGAAGTGGTAGTAGTCTCAGCGATCTTCGGCGACCATGACAAAATCCGACAACCAAAGGGATTAGGGTCCAAGACACTAGAAATGACATGCTTCTTCATGTTTGTAGATGATGCTACTTTAAGAGGACTTCATAATCACAACTTAATTCCACAAGAATCAAATGAATACATAAAGATTGGAGCATGGAGACTAGTAAATGTCTCGTCTAACGAGTTATATCAAAACCCGGCTATGAATGGAGTGATACCAAAATATTTAGTTCATAGGCTTTTCCCTAATGCTAAGTATAGCATTTGGGTTGATGCAAAATTGCAGCTTGTGGTTGATCCTCTGCTTTTGATTCATTCCCTTGTTATAAAGGAAGGTGTGGACATGGCTGTTTCGAGACATCCCTTTTTCTTTCATACTATGGAAGAAGCCATGGCTACTGTAAGATGGAGGAAATGGTTGGATGTTGACGCGATAAAGATGCAAATGGAGAGTTATTGTGCGAATGGGTTGCGTCCTTGGTCTCCTTCCAAGCTCCCTTACCCTTCAG ATGTTCCGGACACAGCAATCATTTTACGGAAGCATGGAGTTGCCAGCAATCTGTTTTCATGCTTAATGTTCAATGAGTTAGATGCATGTAATCACCGGGATCAGCTTGCGTTTGCATATGTTAGAGACAAGATGAAGCCGAAAATCAAAATGAATATGTTTGAAGTTGAAGTGTTTGAGCAAATTGTGCTCGAGTTTAGGCACAATATAAAGCGTAGCGAGATCACAAAACCCATTCCTGGAGATAAACTCAATAACATCAAGAGAGCTACTCCTGATATGTTTACTACTTCTAAAGGCCTTGGAAAGTGTCACAACTATTTTTTGGAGATGTGGGCTGAATCCCATTCTTGA
- the LOC141600121 gene encoding serine/threonine protein phosphatase 2A 57 kDa regulatory subunit B' beta isoform-like isoform X1, translated as MLNKFMKRGHRKGSKADELAFPPNNLASGVVASSNVVVNHASRVGPSGPGGPGGGQPPGSGPGGVIVPVLPGSGAIESLPLFKDVPATERHTLFIRKLQICCHTFDFMDTLKSVREKEIKRQTLMELIEFIQSGSGKIHESIQEEMVKMVSINIFRSLPPSAHENTGVEATDPEEEEPYLEPSWPHLQLVYELLLRYIVSQDTDTKVAKRYIDHSFVLKLLDLFDTEDPREREYLKTILHRIYGKFMVHRPFIRKAINNIFYRFIYETERHSGIAELLEILGSIINGFALPMKEEHKLFLVRALIPLHKPKPVGLYHQQLSYCITQFVEKDFKLADTVIRGLLKYWPVTNCQKEVLFLGELEEVLEATQGAEFQRCMVPLFRQIARCLNNPHFQVAERALFLWNNEHIVSLIAQNRNVILPIIFEALEKNIQSHWNQAVHGLTVNVRKMFLEMDVELFEECQKHYEDKQAKANEVEEQRLLAWKKLAEMAGEDMDTN; from the exons ATGTTGAATAAATTTATGAAAAGAGGGCATCGAAAAGGGTCGAAAGCCGATGAATTAGCTTTCCCACCTAATAATCTAGCTTCTGGGGTTGTTGCGTCGTCGAATGTTGTTGTTAATCATGCTTCTCGGGTCGGGCCATCGGGTCCGGGTGGTCCGGGAGGCGGTCAACCACCTGGGAGCGGTCCCGGTGGTGTGATCGTTCCCGTGTTACCCGGTTCGGGTGCAATTGAATCTTTGCCTTTGTTTAAGGATGTGCCTGCTACGGAAAGGCACACATTGTTTATAAGAAAGCTTCAAATTTGTTGTCATACTTTCGATTTCATGGATACGTTGAAATCGGTTAGGGAAAAAGAGATTAAGAGGCAGACATTGATGGAGTTAATCGAGTTTATTCAATCTGGGTCGGGTAAGATCCATGAGAGTATTCAGGAGGAGATGGTTAAGATGGTTTCGATAAATATATTCCGGTCATTGCCCCCATCAGCCCATGAGAATACTGGGGTTGAGGCTACTGATCCTGAAGAGGAGGAGCCCTACCTTGAGCCATCGTGGCCTCATTTGCAGCTTGTTTACGAGCTTTTATTGAGATACATCGTGTCTCAAGATACCGATACTAAGGTTGCTAAGCGTTATATTGATCACTCGTTTGTGCTAAAGCTTTTGGATTTGTTTGATACCGAGGATCCTAGGGAGAGGGAGTATTTGAAGACTATTTTGCATAGGATATATGGCAAGTTTATGGTGCATAGGCCGTTTATCAGAAAAGCCATTAACAATATCTTTTATCGGTTTATATATGAGACGGAGAGACATAGTGGTATTGCTGAGCTCTTGGAGATTCTTGGAAGTATCATTAATGGGTTTGCTCTTCCGATGAAAGAAGAGCATAAGTTGTTTCTTGTCCGCGCCCTTATACCATTACATAAGCCGAAGCCAGTTGGGTTGTATCATCAGCAATTGTCATACTGTATTACGCAGTTTGTTGAAAAGGATTTCAAGTTGGCTGATACCGTGATTAGGGGATTGTTGAAATACTGGCCAGTCACCAACTGCCAAAAGGAAGTCCTTTTTCTTGGGGAATTAGAAGAAGTTTTAGAGGCTACACAAGGCGCTGAATTCCAGCGTTGCATGGTCCCTCTTTTCCGACAGATTGCTCGCTGCCTTAATAATCCTCATTTTCAG GTAGCAGAACGAGCACTCTTCTTATGGAATAATGAGCACATAGTGAGTTTAATCGCCCAAAATCGGAATGTGATTCTACCCATTATTTTCGAGGCACTTGAAAAGAATATACAGTCTCATTGGAACCAAGCTGTCCATGGGCTTACTGTCAATGTCCGAAAAATGTTCTTAGAAATGGATGTTGAACTATTTGAGGAGTGTCAAAAGCATTATGAGGATAAACAGGCAAAAGCAAACGAGGTAGAAGAGCAACGTTTATTGGCATGGAAAAAACTTGCCGAAATGGCAGGAGAAGATATGGATACAAATTAA
- the LOC141600110 gene encoding uncharacterized protein LOC141600110 produces the protein MTNSTTNSSTTSSVVSIVQIENPGQKISHIIFNGNNYDEWSRAFRLALLAKDKMGYIDGTIVKPSETTDDFKIWRSTNALVTPWIFASIEVELAKSISYRPDAKQVWDTIRQRFSQENEARIYRLKAEIGACRQAPTESIMAYYGRLTSLWDELIEHDAIPTCSCKSCPCDWVSIFDNRREKERVRDFLMGLDDRFDIARSQILGITPLPNLNLIYNRLLQEEGVRSISLSKQATDTRTDPMAFAAKVHTGSKSGQGGGRDYSSDRSHHANNSNTNNSNRPYCLVCKKHGHYLRTCYSVMGNWPDWWGDRFRDRVYIDPNATDLSQAVFVPDPRRTKQERSKSNTTASTTPRAHMAAASGSNTGNGASTSRTSLNNFDRIDFNTLDARELEELSQMWKNRKMETNDRLSGPYLEDGDWCG, from the exons ATGACAAATTCCACGACAAATTCATCAACCACTTCTTCGGTGGTTTCGATCGTTCAAATTGAAAACCCAGGCCAAAAGATCTCACATATCATCTTCAATGGTAATAATTATGACGAGTGGTCTCGCGCTTTCCGTCTCGCCCTTCTCGCTAAAGATAAGATGGGTTATATCGACGGGACCATTGTCAAACCATCCGAAACAACGGATGATTTTAAAATCTGGCGCTCTACCAATGCCCTTGTCACGCCTTGGATATTCGCCTCTATTGAAGTCGAACTAGCAAAATCAATCTCCTACCGTCCCGACGCAAAACAGGTATGGGACACTATTCGACAACGGTTCAGTCAAGAGAATGAAGCCCGCATATATCGTCTCAAGGCAGAAATTGGCGCTTGTAGACAGGCTCCTACCGAATCTATCATGGCGTACTATGGCCGTCTTACCAGTTTGTGGGATGAGTTGATCGAGCACGATGCAATTCCGACATGTTCCTGCAAATCATGCCCTTGTGATTGGGTAAGTATTTTTGATAATCGTCGTGAAAAAGAACGAGTCCGTGATTTTTTAATGGGATTAGATGATCGATTCGATATTGCTCGTTCTCAAATTCTTGGCATAACCCCTCTTCCCAATCTTAATCTTATCTATAATCGTTTGTTACAAGAAGAAGGGGTTCGGTCTATTTCCTTATCTAAACAAGCAACTGACACTCGCACTGACCCTATGGCATTCGCTGCCAAAGTCCATACTGGTTCGAAATCTGGTCAGGGAGGGGGTCGGGATTACTCCTCTGATCGCTCACATCATGCTAATAATTCTAATACTAATAACTCAAATAGACCATACTGCCTGGTGTGTAAAAAGCATGGACACTATTTACGCACTTGCTATAGTGTTATGGGAAATTGGCCCGACTGGTGGGGTGATCGATTCCGTGACCGGGTTTACATTGATCCTAATGCGACGGACCTCAGTCAGGCCGTCTTTGTCCCTGACCCTCGTCGGACTAAGCAGGAACGCAGCAAGTCGAACACTACGGCCAGCACGACTCCACGTGCTCACATGGCCGCAGCTTCTGGCTCAAACACCGGTAATGGTGCTTCCACTTCTCGCACTTCTCTTAACAATTTTGACAGGATTGATTTTAATACGCTTGATGCTCGAGAACTCGAGGAATTAAGCCAAATGTGGAAGAATCGTAAAATGGAAACTAATGATCGTCTAAGCG GACCGTACCTCGAAGATGGTGATTGGTGCGGGTGA